GGTATAACAAAGGGTCTTTGAGAGCATCCTGATTTGATACGAGACACACATTATACATGTCAATCTCTTCCTACAACCATGATTGATTTGCAACTGAAATTACCAATGATCTAAGGAATGCAAACAGTTCACCTGCATTGATCTCCACCTTGTTCCTAACCACAGATCTTTACAAACGAATAAAGGCCTCTTTTATTGTACGATGCCAGAGGGTCCTGATGTCCCTTTTCAGTAGTTCATTGTGTGAGTTTTTTTTCTGAGGGACCTTATGGGAATTCTTAATGAGACCCCATACAACTGATAAGAACAATAAAATGACACTGGAATAAAAGCTTCAGCAGCACTCTTCCAGTGTAGTAAGACTTGATTACCCAATTCATTCACCTAAAACAAATAACAGTGTATAATTACAAACCAATTAAAGAGGAATGGACTGCTTTCAAACAGATTTCAAAATCAACcaaaaccaacatttttttttttctgtgctccTTTTATGCAGACCCGACCTAGAACTATTTAGCACTGTAAAGTCAGTCAATTAATAAAGATATGTCCCTCTGTGTTgtcatactgttttgttttttttaagtttaaaagtACTTTTACATGAAACAAACATGAATGTGTTACTTCATGTATGGTGCAGTCAATTTCAGGGAATCATTTCTTAATTACTAGTAACACTGCCTTTAATAAAACAACACCTGTCAACCGGATACTTACTACCTGTATTTCACCTGACAGGTTTCACTGCTGTACAGTGAATGTTTTTTAACCAAGTGAACACTATATAGAGTGATAGCATCTGGCACATGTGCTcatgtttcttgttttgaaatggcATCAGGGATTTTCAGCTGTTCAGGATGTGGCATGGTGGACGTGCAGCCATTATGTGCATTAGGGTTTTTGGGACTAGTGCACAGAAAAACAGAGTGGCTTTCTCACAGAACCAAACAGCAGCCCATGTCATTTGAAACATACAACTACCAAACAATTCAATGCAGTATTAAGAAAATCAAGCAATCTATGAATGATAAATATATCATACCTGTTTGCAGATTTAACTCATTGATATGATAGATTTACATAAAGAACACAATCGCTCTGGTGTGTCTGTCAGGATTTACACCTATAGTATTAAATTGATGTAttccaggggtctccaatcctggtgctggagggccggtgtccctcctggtgtttgtttcaactgtaccctaaattacttaatttgaccaattaagtgcttattagacgcttaattgatccaattaagcaatttaagGTACAGTTGGAGCAAACACCTGGAGGGACACAGGCCACTCCAgtaccaggattggagacccctgatataTACTGTTTCCCCAGATCCATTTGTGGCCTGCTTCAGGGTGGGGGTGCAGGTTTAATTAATTCAATtcaacagggttggaacaaagaccaggagtggagaAACCAACAACATGAACTACAACAGTAAAATGTTAATGCTTTTAAACAGTATAATTTATACAGCAGTATGCAGATTGTGGTTTCACATTGTACAATATTTTGTAACTGTATTCGgttaaaactacatttttttaatgactttaCTGTATTCAAATTTTGGATCATGTTTAAAGGgtttctaacatttttttttaattattattacaataaccCAGCAAGGATAAGTAGCTGGGAATCTATTGCTCGATTCTAAAAAGAGGATGCCAACATAACAGAGgcagattttatttttggatAGCACAGTGAAGAAGCAAGCAAACACTGATAAACAAATATGACGTCTTGCAAAGCATTCCATGGATATTTGCATCCAGTTTACTGATAGTTCTGTGTCAGATGAAGTAAACATTATAATTGGCtctattttctatttttgttGAATGGGGTATTTACAGAGTTGCTtcaaggtttattttttaaaatctaaatgagGTTGAATTCAAAATGAGGTCATTGAGTAATCAGTGACCTAATTTGATGTAatgtttgcaattttttttcaaacagtcGTTGGAGAACATCATGAAAGGATCCACTGTGTTGTGAGTCATGAGATAAAGGGTGAAATACCTAGACAGTAGTATATGTGTGGTGCTGAAGGTTGTTATTTATTAGGTCAGATGCGATGTTTGTCATCTTACACAAATTATAGTCTACGTTAAATAAATAGAACACAACACAGTGTGTATCTGATGCAGTTTAACAAAATAACTCAACAGGCCCTTCTCAGAGTGATTTAACACAATAATGACTTACAGGGCAAGAGATTAGCTTTAGCCAAATGACTGCAGATTGTGTTTAGTCATTCAGCCAACTGCATTAATGTCCCAGGCATTTGGTCAAATGCCTGGTTTAACAGAACAAATGCATCAGGCATTCTTTTTTGCAAAATCAAGAGCAAGGTAATTAGAATAGCGATGAAGGCACAGCTTAAACATTGACTTAGTCTCTTTTAGGTTTTTACCTTTTATTTAGATTCAGTGTTTTGGTTATGGATGTTATACTGTATACATCATATGAGTTACCTGGGAAAACTGGTACTGTATCTATGAAAGCTGGTGTGTCAAGCTCTCTCTCCCAGCCCAAAAACATAATATATGATTTAGCCTCTAGTTTTAACactgattttttatatatatataaagataattGTTTTGCTTAGGTAATAATAAACTAGTTATTAGAGTATAATACAAATCTTTATTTAAATTACaccactttatttttaaaaacccgGTGAGAAAAGTACATTAAAAGTTGTCAGACGATGTGATGAGTGTCCTTTACTGTAGAGGTGATCAGTATGACACCTTTCGGAAGTGCACAGTCTGGGGTTGCCTGTGAGGGTGTGGTCCTCTCCGCAAGACCCTTCCCTACTCTTATTGTCTGGTGCTCTGCTGGATACTGAAGTGTTGGAGAGCCACGACCTGCGCCTCCAACAATCCcctgtgattgacagcccacctgCGGAAGGGTGTGTGATAAAttcccacacacgcacacaagacCCTTTTGTCTCTCACATCACCCCCTTCACTCATCATCGGTGCCTGAGAAAAGGCACCCCCTGTCAAGCCTCTCTAGGCTGCATTCCAGGGTGACTGGCAAACCGAGGATTCCAAGCTTTGACTCACAACATCCTGATAAttacaggtttttaaaaaaatagaaataagtcAGTGCGGAGATGATGATGATATGCTCCTCTGACAATGAGAGCGTTATAGTACTACTGCTACATGCTATTGACCATGAAATGACATCATTGCTGGAAACGATGTCAGCAACATACCTTTAATGTAATAAAACAGGTGATGACAACTAAGCTTGACCACAAGGTAAAGTTACATTAACCTTCTGGTTTGTTCCTCGCTATCTTTCCAAATGCAGGTACACTATAATATGTATGATATTGATGTGATTCAGCCATCTGTTATTTCTTTGTATCTATTAGTCTGTAGCAGATGGAACTTACGTCACATGGGGCATCCTGCATATCTTCACAGTAATAAGAAACTAGAAGCAGCTTTGACCTCAGGGTTCTGTGCCAAAAATGAAGGAACTTTAAGGTGTGTTTGTTTTAGGGCAAAGCTtgcattagcatttttttttgtcgATCCATAGATATTTCAAACCGGAGATGATCAACCAACCTTTCTTCCACACCTCACTAGTGCATTCGCCCCACTGTTTGTATCCAGCAAAAAGAACTTTCATTGAAATCCTTTCACCTGCACCAAATTTACTGATACTTTtatatgaagatttttttttttccttcacaaaAATTGTGCAAAtctgatttctttctttctttttttaattgcacaagaAGTACAGATCCCAGGTGTGGAAGCATGGCCTCTTCAATAATATGATATAATATTCTAGAAGCATGCGTGCATTTGAGCAAGCTGTTTCTCTATTAACTGATCATTGTACGCCTGCCAGTGATGTCACAGTGCCATTTATTACACCAGTGCTAACTCAATGAGTGCTCAACTTCCAGCACTTAAAACCTAAAAAAGGACATTATTTGGCTAAGTGAATCAGTCTTTTTTTCCCAAAAGTTATAGGATTTCCAATTTGGAGCTTAGTATATAAAACCCCTTTTTAGCCTCACAGGTTACTTGATGAGATTGTTTATAAATAGAAGCAGTATGACGTCTGATTTCTTCTCAGCAGGTGGGCAGCTATTTAGGGAATCACACAAACTCTCAGAATAATGGACGTGGGTGTGTTTTTTCAAGCTAGTAcaagtaaaaacatgttttcacaAGTTCTGACAGAACAAGATCAGGAGAAAAAGACAACAGAAGTACAGGAAATACACTCAGTAGCACTTGGGTAAACCCCTTGGAGCACAAAGCTGCCAGCTTCTTCAGCATGCCCCAAAGCGCCCAGTTTGTGACTGCTTTGGTCAGCTGTGGAGGAGCCAGTGCAACAATATTTGAACAGTACAATAATGCCTGAAAACAGAATCGGTTAATAATAAATGCTCCTATTTTatatacgtttttattttttcattttttattttactctgaGATCTAAAATAAAGTTGGGAGTCTAGGAGATGTGGTTCTGTGGATTCCCTTTTTATTCCCTTGTATATTCTTTCATTCCATTCACTTTCCATCCCATTCACTTTTAAAGATATCCAGACCTATACATTGAAACTCCCACAGaccatcagctctgtatccacaTAACTGTGATAGCACAAGCAGCAGTAATACAAGATGCCGCATGTAAGGTAAGCAAGCCTGCCCTGGTGGGAGCTCAGTCTCTACATCGAACCCCTCACCTCTCTTTCTGAGACTGCCTGCAAAGATGTCTTGTTCCACTTGTGCCGGATTGGGTGATTTTGCCATGTCAGCTACTGTCCACTGAAGGCTAAGCACAGACAAGCATGCTGGACTTGCACACAGGTCTGCGGAGATGTTGGAGCATTGCATGGTATTGACATAGCTTGTTTCTAAAATAGGTGCTCCTCAGGGGACTTAGCAGAGGTAAGTtaacaaaaaagaatgaaaaacatttttttttttttttaattgttcagaAAGCTGTTCTCATCCATGAGTAATGCAGGCATGTAGGTTGCTATGTTACAGTGTTATGGGTATGATTCTTACGAGAGGCATAATTAGGCAAGCTTTGTCTGCATCGGAATGCTTGCACCTTTTTTTCTAAGATCAAAAACTGTTCCAAAACGAATAAGGAAATGCTTTGATGAATCCAGTAATCTTGAAAACTGACATACTGTGTGTTGTATTCTTTAATGACTAACGTATTTTGAAGACCCCTCACATCCTGAACGTTTTTTTAAGGTGTGCAGCAAATAATTTCACTAATTGGACCCACACCTCAAAAAGCTCATTTACAGGAAACAtttgaaaatgcagtgaaacctgACTAAACTTGTGTGGCTTCTTAATTAAGGTAAGGGCAGGTGTCTGCTTAGTTCAGATTACTGTTCTGGAACCATCACGCTTTTCTCAGACTTTAGTTTTAGAACAGTTTCTTGTGTAAACGATATGCTATGGTCACATGCTTGgttattgtacagtatttctaatcagaaagtactgattacaggagaaacctcaaaatggagcgaggtaaccagtggagtaccacggGGGttagtgttaggtcctctgctaaacCCAaacctacattaatgacttagattcttgttcagtaagcaaacttgttagatttgctgacgacacaaaaataggaggaatggcaaacaccggtgcagcagcaaaggtcattcaaaatgatctagacagcattcagacctgggcagacacatggcaaatgacatttaatagagaaaagtgtaaggtactgcacacaggcaataaaaatataggagatactgaaactgaaggaatctatgaaaaagacctaggagtttatgttgactcagaaatatcttcatctagacaatgtggggaagctataaaaaagatgcttggatatatagtgaaaagtgtttaatttaaatcaagggaaataatgttaaaactttacaatgcattagtaagacctcatctagaatattatgttcagttgtggtcacctcgctacaaaagaCTGCAAAGAACGACCataattattctgggtttaaaaggcatgtcgtatgcagacaggcttaaataattgaatctattcagtcttaaacaaagaagactatgcggcgatctgattcaagcattcaaaattctaaaaggtattgacaatgtcgacctaaaggactttttcaacctgaaaaaagaaacaaggaccaggggtcacaaatggagatgagataaaggggctttcaaaaaataggaggcacttttttacacagagaattgtgaggatctggaaccaactccccagtaatgttgttgaagctgacaccctgggatctttcaagaagctgcttgatgagattctacaatcaataagctactaacaaccaaacgagcaagatgggtctttcttatgttcttatgccatTTTATCTGCTACTTCTAAGATGATATTGACCTGCTGTTCGTTAGCAAGGTGATTGCCCTGCTTGCATTAGAAGTTACAGCAGTGACATGCCTGCATCAAAAGTTCCTGCATCACTAGTATATGACAAGAGTTGTGTAATCTGCATACCTGCCTGCTTGTCTTTTCAGCTTCTAGTTCTGGACACGAGACACGTTCTTTGGCTCCAGTGATATAAGTTATCACAGCCAATCTGTCACGCCCTGTGTGTTAAAGGCAAAGAACCTGCTGACAGTCTTAATCATACtaagattatatattatattggCTTCCCTGTGTAATACTAGCACTGGATTTAATAGTTTCTGGATGTGACCCTGTATTTTGATGTGCTGTTTCTTAAATAATTCATCAGCAGGAAGTGAAAATTGTTCCAATCCAGTTATGTAATAAGTGAATAATCTTGCTAACCAAATGGAAACAACCCAAAACATTCTGTATCCGGCCAAAAGTGAACTGAATAATCAAAACCATCAAACAGGATGGAGCCCACACTTTTCAGACAGTGGTGGTGGGCATGGATTTTGACCAAACAGGATACTCTCAGCCATTGTGGAAAACCTGTGTGTAGCAAATGGATAGTGGTTTATCCTCCTCCTAACCCACCCCACTCACCATGCAGTGCCCATTCAAGCCCGCACTGGCCTCTTTGTACCCGCTTCTGAACCACCAGTGTGTTTCAGATACTGATAAAATGTTGGACAGTAAATGCACACACATCATAACCATTGAGTTTAAAtagtttattaaaacaaatgttacaaTCATGCCAGTTATTTACAGGTATTATGatgtttgaaaatgtaaacacaaatacatttgaattcatataaaaaattaaataacttcAAAAGCACATTCTGAAAGAAAGGCCAGAATATTAACATTTCtcaatgaaaaaaactaaaacattaaatTCCATGTTTCCTATTCTTTAGCCCCCccattaaataatattaaattctcaaatatatatatatatataaaaaaaatccttgaCTCCATCACATCTCCTTAAATCAGTCCCAAACCACATGTCACCGCTACTGCATCAATCCTGCTGTTTACCAGATCACACATGTCAAATCTCTTTCCAGTAAATGCTGATTAGGCCCCCCACAAGATTCTGTTTCCTGTATCTGTTTCTCTGTACAAATCAGTTTTAACTGAACTTgttttgtttccccccccccccagtcctaGCGGTGCCCAAACTGCCAGGTCACAACTCTTCACTGGGCAGAGCATCCATTCCTGTAGTTGAACTGAACTCCATCCCCTCCTGGTCACtttataaaatgttttgcatcagcTTGGGGGATTTTCTCCTGAGAATTACGCAAATCCAGTGTGATTCCTTGAAAAAGTCTTTGTTTCCCCTTTGCATCATCTTTCTGGAAGGTTAATCACCGGCACCCACTGGTCCAAACAGCGGCTCTCTTTGCAGAATCCATTCACTTTGCTCAGAGCTGGATCTTTCCATGTAGATCCGTGTGGATTctggaaagaaacaaagaaacggTTGGTTAAAACGCTGAACCAGCACATTGATTCTGCCAAGGCATGCTGTACTGTTAGCTGCACATAGGCTCAACAATGATACAGCCTGCATTCACACACACTGCACATTATAGGATATCTTTGCATTCAAGAATTGGATacatgaacacaaaaataaatcaaaataacttTGCATATATTAGGACTCAGCTTTGGAATTCAGCTAACTGGTCTCCCAAGTACTCAGATCACATTCACAAGATTCCTGagcctccctccccccccctttgAGCATAGTTCCTGGAACAACTGTTAGCACATCTAGCCTGCAACAAGGCAGGAAATACAAAGCATTCTGCCAGCAGAGCCACTGAATCCCACACAATGACTTCTCAGACCACATCCACACCACAGACTGTTTAGTAGGACTACCAATATGAGCTGAAAGCAGAAGCAAAGAACATAATTCCTATATTACgtactttaaaatataaaataaatgtaattttaactCCAATAACAGCAGGCAATACCAGCAGAAAAAGAAACATGAACTGGTTATATCTACCACCTAAGCGCTCCTGCTACATTTAGCACCCTGACTTTGAAATGTGCCTTGTGACCAAGCAGGAATTGACACTTACAGTGACTAAAACACAGTGGAGGTCCATGGGCTCCCCTCCTTGCTTCACTCCACCCACGAGCTCTGCCAGACACCTCATGTTGTTCACCCTTAAGATGTTAATGTCATTTTCACAGCAGAATGCCTGAATTAAGGTGAAATGGATTTGCAGAGCAACGTCCTGGGAATCCTCTTCGTCTGTAGCCAGCAAACATAAAACCACATTGTCTGGATCACTGCAAAAATAAAGAGTTGTGCGTTTAAATTCTACATTCATTCTTTAAATagaggttaaaaaaacaacaacaatgtaatGCATTTGCTTACAAAACACTATATAATACTTACACGTTGAGTGACTTTGCCGCCTCGTAAACGCCAACAGTTATGCATCCTTGAGGTAATGCAGAGCTAATAACTTCTTCAAGGGCTTTCCCCACTGTATCCATgctatgaataaaatacaaataggaATGTTTATACATCTGGTCTCTTTGTGATAAACTACACCCATACCAATGCCATAATTGATTAACTACCAGTACGAAAACTTCCGCTTACAATCTAAGAGTTAATAATAATAGCCAAGCTAGCTAACCATGAACAAACTCACAGGACATACATATATAACTCAGCTTGCTGTGGTAAATGTGTTAATTGTAAAGTTAAATCATAATATTATATTTCAGctgaaaatacattgaaaactatatttcctttaaaatatgtCTGTTGATTAACCTTTTACAGTTTTCTAATAGCAgctgttttttcatttttgcaaACGCTACCGACTGATGTCACGAGGTTACTCTGTCCAACTACTTTCCACACAACTTTTTAGAAATAATTAGACGAGACAATCGACTCTGAGTAAAAAAATACTAAAGGAAACTGTGAAAAATAATCTTTATACACCCAAACACAATCGCGTAACGATTAGTAACAAAATGGACAAACAATAAATAAGGTACCTTTCTGTAGTCTGATCTCCACTTAGTTCCTCAAAAGTCATATTGCACATGAAGTAATCCAAGTATTTTCTAGTAAGACAGGCTTTTTGAAAATGAGTGTAAGTTATAGTTCCCACAAGCGTCTTTCTCAGACCCTTACAGATCAATGACAACTCTTGTCTACGTGAGAAGAAACCGGTGTTCAGCAGATAAATTTCGAGCAAACGACGAACAATCGTCAGGGACATTGCCGGCTATTTGCATATGAAAGTTCATTGGTTC
The Acipenser ruthenus chromosome 10, fAciRut3.2 maternal haplotype, whole genome shotgun sequence DNA segment above includes these coding regions:
- the LOC117404259 gene encoding growth arrest and DNA damage-inducible protein GADD45 alpha-like, which gives rise to MCNMTFEELSGDQTTESMDTVGKALEEVISSALPQGCITVGVYEAAKSLNVDPDNVVLCLLATDEEDSQDVALQIHFTLIQAFCCENDINILRVNNMRCLAELVGGVKQGGEPMDLHCVLVTNPHGSTWKDPALSKVNGFCKESRCLDQWVPVINLPER